Genomic DNA from Halobaculum sp. CBA1158:
GCTCGTTCCAGACGAAGGGAGTGTTGACGCCCGCGAAGTTCACCACCTCCGAGGAGAGCGCCTGGCTGTTGGGCACGGTGACGGTCCGGCCGGAGGGCTGGTTCGTCGAGACGAGCGGTCCGTTGATCTCCCACAGGGTCGTGACGAAGAAGTCCACGGCGATCACGTCGCCCCTCACCTCGCCCATCTGGACGCGGTCGCCGACGGCGTACGGGCGCTCGATCATGAGGTAGAACCACCCGACGAGCGAGAGCAGCGGCTGTTGGAGCGCGAACGTGATCGCGAAGCCGACGATGCCGAGCGAGACCAGCAGACCCACCCAGCGATCGGTGACGACCCCGAGCACGCCGGCCAGCGCGACCACCCCGAACGCCAGCCTGAGGACGTTACGGATGTCGTGGGCACGCCGGCGGGTCGCCTGGCGGGCCGCGAGCGCGTACGTCACGAAGTACGCGCCGTTGGCCGCGAGCGCGACCGCCGCCGCCAAGAGCGCCGTCGCCGCCGCCTCGTCCGGCGTCGCCCCGCCGACCGACGGGAGATCGAACGTCGAGAGCGGCGTCGTCGTCCGGACGGCCGCCGCGGCCACTCCCGAGACGAGCGCGAGCGCGAGCGAGACG
This window encodes:
- a CDS encoding mechanosensitive ion channel family protein, with translation MRRPLGYVSLALALVSGVAAAAVRTTTPLSTFDLPSVGGATPDEAAATALLAAAVALAANGAYFVTYALAARQATRRRAHDIRNVLRLAFGVVALAGVLGVVTDRWVGLLVSLGIVGFAITFALQQPLLSLVGWFYLMIERPYAVGDRVQMGEVRGDVIAVDFFVTTLWEINGPLVSTNQPSGRTVTVPNSQALSSEVVNFAGVNTPFVWNELSVQVAYETDLAFARERMIAVAADHLGEEMATAVERYRDRLAETAVDLEVDERPSVNVTQRESWVELRLRYLVHHRRATRVRNALYERVLAEFNDHPDRVAFPVSRNR